Genomic window (Amaranthus tricolor cultivar Red isolate AtriRed21 chromosome 7, ASM2621246v1, whole genome shotgun sequence):
ATTTTTACAActtataaattaacaataataaagtgCAGACATAAATGGTAAACAAAACACGATAAGTTGTTATCGAGGTTCAGCTACAAATAGTCTACTCCCTGCCTATGGGTTCTTTGCCAGCCCTTAGGATTTAAATTCCTTTTATTAATAGAATCCTAGACCActaagaagatctcactatatTCTCACATCACGTTCTTCCCCGAAGAATAATCTAGAAATTCCCTTATGATAAAAGATAAATCCCACACTCACAAGAGAGTAAAAACCGAATAATTTAACTTAACTCTCTAAAACATTAAGAATGATTACAATAAGTGAGAGATagaaataaattaagaacaaattAAAACTAATGCTAAAAGTAGGCACATGGATTATTGAGTTGTTCTTAGAGTGGCGATGAAGACCTCTATATATATTGTTCCTCATATGGCCGTTGGGAACTTAGGGCTTCATCTCCTTGAAATTTTAGATATTAGTTACTTCTTGACTTGGGCTTCACAGCCTCTAACCGAAATATCTTTTACTATACAAACTTTTAGGCTTTACTTGACCAAGTCtaatattttaactttattttcttaaacagtATTCGATACTGGGTTATTCATAGCATTACTATATCTTTCCTATTCGTTGCGGGTTGGTTATTTGTCAGCATAGTTTTAGCTTACAATGTGTTTTGAAGTCCCCCACCAAATGAATATTTCACAGAGAGCCGACAAGAAATTCCATTAATAACTGGACGTTTTGAATCTTTAGAACAACTTGATGAATTTAGTAGATCCTTTTAGGAGGCCCAATGACCATAGATCGAACCTATCCAATTTTTACCGTGCGATAGCTGGCTGTTCCCGGACGGACTGTACCTACCGTTTCTTTTTTAGCAAGTTAATTCAATTCAtcgattttaataataaataatcttaatatttcttTCGGTTCAAATAAAACCTATTCTACGATTACTTAACCCTAGATTAATTTGACTTGGCAAAAgacttataatttattttaattcaaaccgAGCAATTATATAGGAAATTAtatcttttaataaattatGCCAAATTTTAGGAAACATCTAAaaccaaataataatatacttaaaatgtattttacattaatcaaattaacaattaaatttattaattatataaataaaaccatgtgataataatataaaacaaatttaagtcCACtccattaatttatttaatattttatctggaaataaatatattaaaagaaaaatatccaACCGAATAAATTCATATcaataaacacacacacacacatacacacacacatatatatatatatatataattacttttataattaatataattttagaccaattaatcaaattaatgtaattacttaatttcttgattaatttaatatgcattttgaattattatcatttaaaaGAGTTGAATGTTAAATCTCCCCTTGACAAAAgtcaaaatcatattttttaaaatcatatttttatgCGAAAATAAGTAATATTCTCTCAAAGATAATTAATGATAGCAACTACATCAATTATCTATATCATCATATGAATCACCATTAACGTATATAAACTAATGATGATCATATGATGATATAAGTATTACTTCATATTCCAATTTGTGTCGATATACGAATTTGAGAGTCAATTTATCCAAAAATGGAGGAAACATTATAGATATACAAAGAAGGAATCCCTCTGTCCTTTAGTTATagtcactacaaaaaaatagtgTTAATTATGACATAATTTTGATTACACTTTATAGAAGTGTCACAAGTTAAAAAAGACAAATGATACTTATAAACGTCGTGAATTAAATGATGAACTTATATGTGTGATCCAACATAAATTCATactaaaaatttaacatttttctttgttcacaaattcttacttgagaccgtctttataagagacgCGTCTCAAATGGGCCGGCCTATTATTACTTAGAAAAACAACTACCAGAAAAACGCGCGTTGTGTAATCCTATTTGAGAGtcgttataacctattaaactTGTTATTATAACCtgttagagttggtattataacctattaatgtttgtatctccaaataggttataataccaactttaataggttataataccaaatccaaatatcaactttaatagattataGTACCAACTTAATAGGTTATCTAAAGTCACCTCACATGTCTTTGGTTTGTATTTTGTCAGTCAATTTTCTGGTTAATTTTTGTATGCTAATTCTATCATTTCTCACCAAATGGCCAACTAGTACTTTGTCATACTACCAAACTTTAACTTATTTGTCTTGTTATTTTATTACAATCTTGTTTTACATATAGTTAACAATTTTGTTTTGGCAATTACAATCTCCGTAATGTCAAGTTCCTATTTATTATATTagcaattagtttttaatcatttatataattttttttgtcatgtAACAGGAAGATTGTACTAAAGttaaattgtattattttacgtttaaaaatatattctttACATTTTGACATTAGgttgttttataataatttttaataaataggaATAATGAGTAATTATCATTGTATTTTTTAATAACATCATTCTTtgttgaaaaaatatttttaatatgtcGTTAATTGTTAATTCATTGGACTCGGCGTTAATGTAAGGGTTGTTCGGTTTAGATGGCAATTAGGAGCTGATTAATGATAATCAAATTAGACTAGCACATGCATTAGAATTGGGAGTCAATGAGTGTCTTTTGGTCTGTATTTTGTCACTCAATTTACTGGTCAATTTTGGTTTGCTAATTCTATCATTTCTTACCAAATGGCGGTTAGCAATCAGCACATATACATTGActaccaaaaacaaaatcaaatgaagGATTTAATTAAAGTATACGAGTATATATACAACTACTACTATTACAATTACGATCCGTTTGATTAAGAGTACTAAATTGCGGTAATGGAAattatttatagtgtaaaattttatcaaaagtttcatatcattcccatgttaataaaactttaatcacaaaaatgtttctttgtttacaaatttctattaccacctaataccacatctctcaatagtaatgcattggaatgaatttaatgataaaaatgagatgattggagttggacaagcatggccattAAGGTAGCCAGgagatttttcaaataaaataacattaattttttcattctcattaccaccatttattatTACCCACTAAACGGTAATTCAATTTACAATGTCATATGATTTGAAAGTTAAAGTAATTGACTAAACTCTTCCTACATAATACTCCAACTCAAGTGCTTTggctaatactccctcctattcaactAATATgctccatttgacttttcaccattttttagaTGTTGAAATGGGACcacatgtgaaagaaaaaaatatagtaatttttaaatttttatagggtAAAGTGGGATTAGTATGTATAAAGGTGTTAAAAAGCTAAATTTAGTAGGGGTAAATTAGTAAAGGTAACATatccaaaatagaaatgagacatttaggataacttgaccaaataagaaaatgagacacttagaataataggagagagtatattTTTTACTTGCAAATACAAAcccttttttcttataaaataacATCATGTTGTagtcataatattaatttatttggaGTTAGAAAAAACATAATTGATTACGATTAATGGAGGACAAAGTTATTAAATGGTGCAAAGTAAGCTAGACAAAACTAAATAAATAGACTCAATTGTATACTATACGTGTTAGTAATTCAGGCTCGTTTGGTAATCGGTACAAAATGTTGTAAATAGTAATGAAAATCTAGCATAATTTTGATAGAAGTATCTATTTACAAATCTAATGACCATGCTTTTTCTCCTTtacaatttcattttctttattacCATTTAAACACGGGGTATTAGGTGGTCAttgaaatttgtgaaaaaaaaacatttttataatcaaactttcattacaaTGGGAATGACAtcatacaaattataaaaatttacaatttaaatcatttACATTATTACTAATTAGTACCGTTAACTAAATAGAGCGTTACTAAGTGAATAACAATCAAACAGGAGGTTTTAGCAAGCAAGTTGCTTCACGTACAAAGCCGCCCTTGAAAATTAACCATGGTCACTTACTTTTTCATACTATCAACCTTATCGTCTTATAAATATACTGCTATCTCAAGTCTCTTAAGATATCAACTTTTCTACAGATCAAATTTCATTTTGAGAATTTTGTAGttccaaagaaaaaaaattaatggctGATGCAATTTTGTATGGGATTGCTGAGGATTTCTTGAAAAAAGTGGGATCTTATATGGTTGATGAAATTGCTTCAGCTTGGGGATTCAAGTCTGATCTTGACAAGCTGAAGCGTAATGTTGACCTCATCAAAGCTTTCCTGCTTGATGCCGAGAAGAGGCAAACTGATGACGACGCTGTTCGTCATTGGCTTTTAAATCTTACTGAAGTTGTGTATGCTGCCGATGACTTGTTCGATGAGTTCATTACTGTTGCAACTCGGAAACATCTGAACAGTGGGAACAAATTCAGCAATGAGGTACACACTTTTTTTTCCCGTTATAATCAGATTGCATATGCTCATAGAATTGCTCGTAAGATTAAAGTCATTAGGGAAGAGCTTGAAGGCATAGTTAAACAAGGAAACGACTTGAATTTGGTAAGCCAGTCTTATGTGGAAGGGAGAGTGATCACTAAGAGGAGAGATCAGAGTTATTCATTTGTTGAGGCTGATCAAGTTATTGGTAGAGATGCTGATAAGAAAGCCATTTTAGAGTTATTGCTTGCATCATCGTCTTCTGGTAACGATGAGCATGAGCATGAGCAGAGTGTGCTCCCTGTAATTGTAATTGTAGGAATCGGGGGTTTGGGTAAGACGGCTTTAGCTCAATACATCTATAACGATCCTTCAATTGATGAGTTCTTTGAGTTGAAGTTATGGGTGTGTGTCTCAGACGTGTTTGATGTCAAGGAAATCATTGAGAATCCTCAAATCTGTAACCAATTCAGAAACTCCAAAGTTAGATATGGATCAGTTACAGAGTAGATTGCGAAATGAAATTGGTGATAAGAAATACTTTCTTGTTTTGGACGATGTGTGGAATGACAGTCGCGAGGAGTGGCTAAAGATGAGAGCTCTTTTGAAGATTGGCAGGAAAGGGAGTAAGATCCTAGTAACTACCCGCTTGAGTAAGGTGGCAACAATAATGTGCACATTTCCTATTCCTCCTTATCATTTACAAGGTCTATCGGATGAGAAGTCGTGGCAATTGTTTGAAAAGCTTGCATTTACGCCTGGGCAAGCTCAACGGATGCCACACCTTGTTGACATCGGGAAGGAGATGGTTCGAAAGTGTGCCAATGTCCCATTGGCCATAAGAATAGTAGGGAGCATTATTTATGGTGAAGATGAAAGCAAGTGGTTGTCAATTAGAGATAAAAATCTTTCAAAACTATCCGATAAGCGAAGCGACATTATGGACATTCTCAAGATTAGCTACCATCATCTTGCTTCACCATTGAAAAATTGTTTTGCTTATTGTGCTTTGTTTCCCAAAGACTATAATTTCAACAAAGATATGTTGATAAATCTTTGGATGGCTGAGGGATTCATTGTTCTTGCTGCTGATGAAAGTATGAGTCTTGAAGAGCTTGGCGAGGAGTATTTTCTTACTCTATTGCAAAGAGGATTGTTCCAAGATGTCCAAAAGGATAAATGGGGATGCATTGAAAGTTGCAAGATGCATGACTTTATCCATGATCTTGCTCAATATGTGGCCAAGCCCAAGTGCTTAGTCACAAAAGCCGACCAGAGTTTCCATCAGAATAGCATTTACCACTTATCTTTTGCTTTTCGTTTGAATTTTCAGAGGACTATTCCATCCACGGTGCTGAGCTTGAGACGGCTAAGGACGTTACTATTGCCACAACAACGAAGTGACGGATCCACCTTTGGCAAATGCCAACAAATGATATCAAAGTTAACCTACTTGCGGGTGCTGGATTTGCATGCCCTTGGATTAAAAAATCTACCTGGTTCAATAGGTAAATTGATTCACTTAAGATATCTCAACCTCTCCTCAAACCCCTTTAGTGTCCTCCCTGATTCAATCACTGAACTTCACAACTTGCAGACCTTAAATCTAAACAATTGTAGAATGCTTTTTAAATTAccatcaaatataaaaaaactggTCAATTTAAGAACTCTTGATAATGGTCATGTTTATCCTGTGTTTCGTCACATTCCTTTAGGGATTGGCAACTTGACTTCTCTTCACTACCTACCTTTTTTCATAATCACTAAGCATGCCAATAGTGCCAGACTAAGTGAATTAAATAAACTCAAAAACCTGAGAGGAAAGTTGCACATAGTTTTTGATGATCACTTAAAAACTACAATGTTAGAAGCAGGAGATGGAGGATTTACCGACAAACATGGTTTGAATGAGTTGGATATAAGTTTTGCAATTGGAGAATGTGATTTGTTTGGTGACCTTAATAAGATTGTGATACCACCTGAAGCTGATAGTGAGCACGATGAGGTTGTGCTGGAAGGCCTAAAACCACATCGAAATTTAAGGAAGCTGAAaatatctcattaccaaggtCGAAAGCTCCCATATTGGGCTATGAACAATAGCCTAATTGATACCCTTTCAAAACTAGTTGAGATTGAACTTTATGAATGGAACCACTGCCAACTCCCCGCTTTTAGCCAACTACCTCTTTTGAAACGACTTTCTTTAACAAGAGTGCTATGTGTGGAATACATGGAGATTCTAAACGATGACCATTCATCTTCAACAAATGACCAATTATTCTACCCATCTCTTGAAATTCTTGAGCTACATGTTATGATAAGTTTAAAGGGGTGGTGGAAAGGATTCGATGCATCATCCAGTGAATTAGGACTAGCTCAACCTGCCATGTCATTTCCCAAGTTATCAACATTAGATGTTCATTACTGTGAAAACCTGACATCCTTGCCAACATGTCCTAATGTGGAGAAAGTGCATCTATCCAACGAAACCAAGAATCTGTCAATATTGAATATTGTAACAGAATCGTCAAGGTTGAAGTCGTTGACAATCGATAATGTGGAAGATCTTTTATCCATCCATTCAGAGTGTTTGCTTGAGCTTTCTTCGCTACGTATAAAGGATTCTGCACTACTATCTACTGAAAAATTAGGAGATCTCTTTGCAACTTTATCTTCTTCTCTTAAATCTTTGTCATTTGAAAATTGCGAAAACTTGATATCCATCTCTAAAGGCTTGGAACATCTTACTGCATTGGAGACCTTGAGAATTGTCTCCTGTGACCAGCTTGATCTATCACCAAATGAAACACAGCTAGAATGTGAAAATAGAGACGAATATTGCAGATTTTCTAAGGACATGCCATGGAAAGCCTTCAAAACTAGTCTTCATTCATTAAGCCTATTTAGTCTCAAGAAACTAGTGAACCTTCCTAGTGAGCTTCAACACTTGACTAATCTTCGTTCTTTGGAGTTACTATTTAATTATGAATTGAGGAAATTACCAGAATGGATAACTTGTTTCTCTTCTCTTGAATATTTGGATATGTGTTGTTGTAAAAAAGTAACGTGTCTCCCAGAAAGCTTTAGTAAGCTTGCTGCTCTACAAGAACTCAGAATATCCTCATGTCCGCAACTGATAAAAAGATGTGGAGGCCCAAACGGTAAAGATTGGCCTAAGATTAAGCATATCCCTCTTATCGTCGTTGAGGATTATGGATCAGTGCTAGAAGACTGATAGAACAGCAGCAAGAAAAATTTCATGCTTTGTGTATACCAATCGTTGTTGGTAAAGTTataggatttttttttcttttcaattcgTAGATTATTTACTATTGTTATAAATAAAGTATTACTTTATATTATTGAACTGCATTAAcaatgaaataatttttgaaGAGCAGACTCCAGAATCCCATGCTAACTACATTTTAAGTTATTAACGTAATAGCATCGTAAAAAGACAAATATTGATGCTTAAATGTGTGTTATAAAGACAAATAGCGACACTACAAGTATCGCTTATTGACAAATAACGACATTTAAAAGCATTGTAAAATGTTACTTTGACATAAAAAAATGTCGCAAAATGACAAACAGAGACGTGAAAAAGCATTATAAATGTGAATTTTGACACAAAGCGTtgcaaaaagaaacaaaaagtgTCATTAAAAAGCGTCGTAGTTGGTGAGAACTGTGAGGCTTTCTGAAGTGTCGATAAATAGTGACATTGAAAATACTGACGCTTTTTTGAAGCATCGCTGACATATATTGCGTCGCTTTAAAGCGTCTCAAAATGTAAAAATAACATCACAATATGTCTTGTTTTCTCGTTGTGGAAGAAAGAGAGAGAATAGCTATATGTAAAATGTAATAaggaaaatgaaaaatgtaatagactgagagagagagagagagtataAACGGAGTatggaaaataaaaattctaaaacttGACAAAAAAAAGGTAAGAGTGAGTAAAAGAGTATAAATGGCGAAGAGAGTTTTATAGAAATGAGAGAGATTTGGGCTTAGAATTGGGTTTGTTTGAGggataaaatttactttgaaatttGAATATCCCGCTTATAAAATTGGCAACAAAATTAGCTACTAAAACTGTTTGTCGCCAACTTTGACTACAAAATTAGGTACAAAAGTGTTTTTTGGCTAGCTAGGGACAAACCATTTTGTAGCTAATGTTCTTAATTCAAAACTCAATTTTGTTtccaaattaaattatttttgtagtGCAAACATTACATcctaacactagtggaaaaaaccttatttgttgcgtgtcatttgctgcggttttccttagacgcagcatcattaaatagcaaaaaaaaatatatatatatatattacaattgctgcggttttcttaatgcccgcagcaaataatgcttatttgctgcggttttgttaagcccgcagcaaataagtgcatattaaacgaaaaaaaaataaaacataaataaataagcattatttgttgcggttttgttaggcccgcagcaaataagtattaaaaaaaaattttccgtTTAATaggcacttatttgctgcgggcttcctaaaaccacagcaaataatgcttatttatttatttttttcgtttaataagtagttatttgctgcggttattgaatgaccgcagcaaataagtatttaaaaaaaagtgaagaaaatCTTTAAAGGTGGGCAGACCCTACTCCGCGGCTCACGGAGAGCAATTTGACCtagcaaaatttttttttttaaaaaaactattatttgctgcggtgttTTATaaagaccgcagcaaatagttggttcaaaaaatatataaaacgcGTTTTGACGTTCTATTGcttcaaaccctaaaataactttcttcaaaaacccacgatggcgattgtcttcttcttcaagctcttcaatttcagaaaatttcttcaaaaacccatgaaaaatctcttcaagttcttcaagtttttcaaatcatacgactctactgtcttttctcttcatttcgttcatcatcttccaaaccccacgACTTTGTATAAGTTCATCAAGTTcctgtgttgttgaaatttgttgcttcaataaccacccattgcacgaatttccttctccatctttgtttaagttcttcaacccaccattgttgcttttccttcaaaagccacgaaattagggctagtcttgttctttttcaagtcattgtgttttagtaaggatttagtcttttttttatactaatcttattgtagaaacaaaattatcatatctcattaccaaggtatgtattttatatttgaatgtgaataattcacttatgtatgtacttgaatatttgaatgtgaataattttaattaattaggatttttagggtagattgaatgtgaataatttacttatgtatatatgtagttgtatatttgaatgtgaatgattacttatgtatgtggtataaatggttcaatgggtaattgttcttgtaaacgacatcatgtaagattataatcatgtaacttaattatcaatctttatcattggattaatcattgtttattacattctacattattggattatttagaactattaaacgaaaaaagaaaaaaaaagtgaagaataAGACCAACCTCCGCGTCCCGCCCAACTCTACGCGGCCCGCGGAGAGCTTACTGATAGCCTACTGAcccaaccaaaaaaaaataataaatttactatttgctgcggttttgagactgaccgcagcaaatactcctctttatttgctgcggttatgggttgaccgcagcaaataatgcccttttttgctgcggtttttaaccgcagcatttaaaatatgCCATTTGCTGCAATCACTATTGTTTGGagccaaaatcgcagcaaataataggtaaaaaaccgcagcaaatgaggttttttccactagtgtaaggCCAAAATAAATTCTTATTGCACCTTCTGGGGTGTCCATACAAAGTTGCTACATGCTTAAACTAATGATTTGACAATCATCAATTGTTGAGAGAAGAAAGAACAGAAAGGGATGGGAAGGAGCAGTTGAAGTTTGGTTCAGCCGGGAAACTGTGCATGCGTGgaatgttatgaatggtgtgacttgattAGAAGTTAATTAGAAGCCTAATTAAACAATTCAGAAGAAATCATAATTACTTGTAGACATAGAGTGCATGCTTAAAGaatgtgtaacaccccggcccctcggaccgctggtaactactcttggagactgtagactagcctcacaaaccaacacaagtctttccagcgcactttggcctcactcatgtgcacccgggaaaacttcccaggaggtcacccatcctaagattgctctccaccaagcacgcttaattgtggagttcttagcaaatgggctccctagaaaagaagatgcaccttgttgatatgagtaatctatcaatcctttttcaagctaaatctggggtattacactcacccccacttaagaatacaacgtcctcgttagaccgtaacttcaggatctttccccccgctaggtgcactgaacactatcagccacggtcgcagggttgctctgataccatttgtaacaccccggcccctcggaccgctggtgactagtcatggagactgtaaactagccccacaaaccaacacaagtctttccagcgcactttggcctcactcatgtgcacccgggaaaacttcccaggaggtcacccatcctaagattgctctccaccaagcacgcttaactgtggagttcttagcaaatgggctccctagaaaagaagatgcaccttgttgatatgagtaatctatcaatcctttttcaagctaaatctggggtattacagaaTGATTATGAAtaagttaaatttaatttgacaaTTTAcctcataaaaaattaattagttgcCACTTGCGCAACTAATGTTTTTTTAGCTAGCTATCGTTCCATCCATGATCATCTAATTCTCTTTCTCcactattattgttatgaatggtgtgacttgagtgcacatttggtgtgtgcattcatgtgtgactcttgggtttGGAATCCAATGAGTATGTTAATGtaggtgtattaagttgagtcttgatgattgtggtttatgatggtgattaagagtatggattaatgaggtaatgaagtatgagttattcattggagttatgggacttaatgaagaagtgcaaaggttaATTCTTGATGCtcctaagatgctgttttttgactcttcatgtacttggggatgtttcattatcatttattcataatttttatgtacttaatgttacttagtgagatctctcctataaatagagagctctcatacacacataatcatccacaaaaatacaccccaagccaaacactagcctacatctcttctctattgtaattcttcatattttttatatttgagagttctttgaactcctttatattagagatactacacaccggaggacgtagcctaagttgggtgaaccaCAATAAAtatttgtgtcgttttattgcattaGTTTTTCCTACAagcatcgatatcattgatagcttaatttgtttgtcacaaaacctcatactttcgattttggcaatattggagtttgaaacacattgttcgaactctaatatagcatcgttttcaaTTAGTATCAGAGTCAAGTTGTTGTTATCGTGTTTTAGAAGTCATATTGGTGCGacatggctacaatgaaacttgatattaagaagtttgataggagtgtgaactttggcttatggcaagtcaaaatgaaagcaattttgatacaaaatggagtTCATGAAGCACTAAATGGTGTGGAGAAGAAACCCGAAGGCATAAGTGAGGCGAAATGGGAAGAAATGGATGCGAAGGCTCTTTCCGTAATACAACTTTAtctctctaatgaagttttgag
Coding sequences:
- the LOC130818416 gene encoding putative disease resistance protein RGA1 yields the protein MADAILYGIAEDFLKKVGSYMVDEIASAWGFKSDLDKLKRNVDLIKAFLLDAEKRQTDDDAVRHWLLNLTEVVYAADDLFDEFITVATRKHLNSGNKFSNEVHTFFSRYNQIAYAHRIARKIKVIREELEGIVKQGNDLNLVSQSYVEGRVITKRRDQSYSFVEADQVIGRDADKKAILELLLASSSSGNDEHEHEQSVLPTCLMSRKSLRILKSVTNSETPKLDMDQLQSRLRNEIGDKKYFLVLDDVWNDSREEWLKMRALLKIGRKGSKILVTTRLSKVATIMCTFPIPPYHLQGLSDEKSWQLFEKLAFTPGQAQRMPHLVDIGKEMVRKCANVPLAIRIVGSIIYGEDESKWLSIRDKNLSKLSDKRSDIMDILKISYHHLASPLKNCFAYCALFPKDYNFNKDMLINLWMAEGFIVLAADESMSLEELGEEYFLTLLQRGLFQDVQKDKWGCIESCKMHDFIHDLAQYVAKPKCLVTKADQSFHQNSIYHLSFAFRLNFQRTIPSTVLSLRRLRTLLLPQQRSDGSTFGKCQQMISKLTYLRVLDLHALGLKNLPGSIGKLIHLRYLNLSSNPFSVLPDSITELHNLQTLNLNNCRMLFKLPSNIKKLVNLRTLDNGHVYPVFRHIPLGIGNLTSLHYLPFFIITKHANSARLSELNKLKNLRGKLHIVFDDHLKTTMLEAGDGGFTDKHGLNELDISFAIGECDLFGDLNKIVIPPEADSEHDEVVLEGLKPHRNLRKLKISHYQGRKLPYWAMNNSLIDTLSKLVEIELYEWNHCQLPAFSQLPLLKRLSLTRVLCVEYMEILNDDHSSSTNDQLFYPSLEILELHVMISLKGWWKGFDASSSELGLAQPAMSFPKLSTLDVHYCENLTSLPTCPNVEKVHLSNETKNLSILNIVTESSRLKSLTIDNVEDLLSIHSECLLELSSLRIKDSALLSTEKLGDLFATLSSSLKSLSFENCENLISISKGLEHLTALETLRIVSCDQLDLSPNETQLECENRDEYCRFSKDMPWKAFKTSLHSLSLFSLKKLVNLPSELQHLTNLRSLELLFNYELRKLPEWITCFSSLEYLDMCCCKKVTCLPESFSKLAALQELRISSCPQLIKRCGGPNGKDWPKIKHIPLIVVEDYGSVLED